A genomic window from Microbacterium sp. ET2 includes:
- a CDS encoding MATE family efflux transporter, with translation MSLNRDILRLAVPALGALIAEPLFLILDSAFVGHLGIVPLAALGIGAAVLQTIVGLMVFLAYSTTPAVARRFGAGDPSRAVSVGIDGMWLALGIGAILALAGYLATPFLVGLFGAGAEVAADAQIYLGISMWGLPAMLIVFAATGLLRGMQNTVTPLWIAGLGFGANALLNWVFIYAFGWGIAGSAAGTVVAQWGMVAAYVVVIGRLARRHAASVRPQREGVRGSALQGGWMFLRTVSLRAALLATVAVATGLGTDELAGWQVAFTIFSTAAFALDALAIAAQALIGRGLGAGDEPYVRRVLGRTVAWGAWFGVIVGAAIAAASGVIGLVFTGDPALAALVQPALLVLAVTQPVCGVVFVLDGVLIGAGDGKYLAIVGVLNLVPFVPALVLVAIFAPAGAAGLAWLAVAFFGIYMLARLVTLGRRVRGRAWLTAGE, from the coding sequence ATGTCGCTGAACCGCGACATCCTGAGACTCGCCGTCCCGGCGCTCGGTGCCCTCATCGCCGAGCCCCTGTTCCTCATCCTCGACTCCGCCTTCGTCGGGCACCTCGGGATCGTGCCGCTCGCAGCGCTCGGCATCGGTGCGGCGGTGCTGCAGACGATCGTCGGTCTGATGGTGTTCCTGGCCTACTCCACCACCCCCGCCGTCGCCCGGCGGTTCGGGGCAGGCGATCCCTCGCGCGCGGTGTCGGTCGGCATCGACGGCATGTGGCTGGCCCTCGGCATCGGAGCGATCCTCGCCCTCGCGGGATACCTCGCCACCCCGTTCCTCGTCGGTCTCTTCGGCGCCGGCGCCGAGGTCGCCGCCGACGCGCAGATCTACCTCGGCATCTCGATGTGGGGCCTCCCGGCGATGCTCATCGTCTTCGCCGCGACGGGCCTCCTCCGGGGCATGCAGAACACCGTGACGCCGCTGTGGATCGCCGGGCTCGGGTTCGGTGCGAACGCGCTGCTGAACTGGGTGTTCATCTACGCCTTCGGCTGGGGGATCGCGGGGTCGGCTGCCGGCACGGTCGTCGCCCAGTGGGGCATGGTCGCCGCCTACGTGGTGGTCATCGGCCGGCTGGCCCGCCGGCACGCGGCATCCGTCCGTCCGCAGCGCGAGGGTGTGCGCGGCTCGGCACTGCAGGGCGGATGGATGTTCCTGCGCACCGTGTCACTGCGCGCGGCGCTGCTCGCGACGGTCGCGGTCGCGACCGGTCTCGGCACGGACGAGCTCGCCGGCTGGCAGGTGGCCTTCACGATCTTCTCCACCGCGGCCTTCGCGCTCGATGCGCTGGCGATCGCCGCACAGGCACTCATCGGCAGGGGCCTCGGCGCCGGCGACGAGCCGTACGTTCGCCGCGTGCTCGGTCGCACGGTGGCGTGGGGAGCCTGGTTCGGCGTCATCGTCGGCGCGGCCATCGCCGCGGCATCCGGGGTCATCGGCCTGGTGTTCACCGGCGACCCGGCGCTTGCCGCCCTCGTGCAGCCGGCCCTGCTCGTGCTCGCGGTGACCCAGCCGGTGTGCGGCGTGGTGTTCGTGCTCGACGGGGTGCTGATCGGAGCCGGCGACGGGAAGTACCTCGCGATCGTCGGGGTGCTGAACCTCGTGCCGTTCGTCCCCGCGCTGGTCCTCGTGGCGATCTTCGCGCCGGCCGGCGCCGCGGGCCTGGCGTGGTTGGCGGTGGCGTTCTTCGGCATCTACATGCTCGCGCGCCTGGTCACGCTGGGGCGCCGGGTGCGCGGTCGGGCGTGGCTGACCGCGGGCGAGTGA
- a CDS encoding heavy metal translocating P-type ATPase has translation MAVVRALVRYPIIAATLVVLAAVAIIASSGGEQQARWIASAYVGMFIAWTLVRMVRDVLRGHVGLDVLAVVAMVATLAVGEYLASLIIVLMLSGGEALEDFAARRATRDLTALLDRSPRTAHVVAPLPPERITDVPVDEVAVGDILLVRPSEIVPVDGELLGETGTFDESSLTGESMPVVHSRGEEVFSGAVNGSEAVRIRARRPSSESQYQQIVALVQQAQASRAPVVRLADRFAIPFTAVSLSLAGAAWTISGDPARFAEVLVLATPCPLLIAAPVAFLGGLSRAAKAGVIVKGGGIIERLARARSACFDKTGTLTAGRPELVDVRPADGFDRRELLTLAASAEQYSTHVLADGVRRLAAAEGITLRPAEAATEIATNGVTALIDGTPVAVGKPAFIASRAPALTRTPLVSGHAAAYVAVGDRFAGALVLADAVRPESAAVVDWLRRNGVERVTMLTGDAEATATAIASQVGITEVHAELLPPEKVHLAAGMRPRPTMMVGDGVNDAPVLAASDIGVAMGARGATAAGDAADVVVVVDSLAKVVEAVAISRHTLRVALTAIWIGIALSVGLMLVATTGVIPAVAGALIQEGVDLATILYALRALRGPVPVIGAAAPEITRPRSATPDRAPGAPA, from the coding sequence ATGGCGGTGGTGAGGGCGCTGGTGCGGTACCCGATCATCGCGGCGACGCTCGTCGTTCTCGCTGCGGTGGCGATCATCGCGTCCTCGGGTGGGGAGCAGCAGGCCCGATGGATCGCGAGCGCGTACGTGGGGATGTTCATCGCGTGGACCCTCGTGCGGATGGTGCGCGACGTGCTGCGCGGGCACGTCGGCCTGGACGTGCTGGCGGTCGTTGCGATGGTCGCCACCCTCGCCGTCGGGGAGTACCTGGCCTCCCTCATCATCGTTCTGATGCTCTCGGGCGGCGAGGCACTGGAAGACTTCGCCGCGCGTCGGGCGACGCGCGATCTCACCGCTCTCCTCGACCGCTCGCCGCGCACCGCGCACGTCGTGGCGCCCCTGCCGCCGGAGCGCATCACGGACGTTCCCGTCGACGAGGTCGCCGTCGGCGACATCCTGCTCGTCCGTCCCTCCGAGATCGTGCCCGTCGACGGCGAACTGCTCGGCGAAACCGGCACGTTCGACGAGTCCTCCCTCACCGGCGAGAGCATGCCCGTGGTCCACAGCCGGGGGGAGGAGGTGTTCTCCGGCGCGGTCAACGGGTCGGAGGCCGTGCGGATCCGGGCGCGCCGTCCGAGCTCCGAGAGCCAGTACCAGCAGATCGTCGCTCTCGTGCAGCAGGCGCAGGCCTCGCGGGCACCGGTCGTGCGGCTCGCGGATCGCTTTGCGATCCCGTTCACCGCGGTGTCACTCTCCCTCGCCGGCGCCGCGTGGACGATCTCGGGAGATCCGGCGCGCTTCGCCGAGGTGCTGGTGCTCGCCACGCCGTGCCCCCTCCTCATCGCGGCACCCGTGGCCTTCCTCGGCGGGCTCTCCCGCGCGGCGAAGGCCGGCGTCATCGTCAAGGGCGGCGGCATCATCGAGCGGCTCGCGCGGGCACGGTCGGCGTGCTTCGACAAGACCGGGACGCTCACGGCGGGAAGGCCCGAGCTCGTCGACGTCAGACCGGCCGACGGGTTCGACCGTCGCGAACTGCTGACCCTCGCCGCATCGGCCGAGCAGTACTCCACGCACGTGCTCGCAGACGGGGTGCGTCGCCTCGCCGCCGCGGAGGGCATCACCCTCCGTCCCGCGGAGGCGGCGACGGAGATCGCCACCAACGGCGTGACGGCGCTCATCGACGGCACTCCGGTCGCCGTGGGGAAGCCGGCGTTCATCGCCTCGCGCGCACCCGCCCTCACCCGTACGCCTCTCGTGTCGGGGCATGCCGCGGCGTACGTCGCAGTGGGCGACCGCTTCGCCGGCGCCCTCGTGCTCGCCGACGCCGTCCGGCCGGAATCGGCGGCCGTGGTGGACTGGCTTCGCAGGAACGGCGTCGAGCGGGTCACGATGCTCACCGGGGACGCCGAGGCCACCGCCACCGCCATCGCGTCCCAGGTCGGGATCACCGAGGTGCACGCCGAGCTCCTCCCGCCCGAGAAGGTCCACCTGGCCGCCGGCATGCGGCCGAGGCCCACCATGATGGTCGGCGACGGCGTCAACGACGCCCCGGTGCTCGCCGCCTCCGACATCGGCGTGGCGATGGGCGCGCGCGGGGCGACCGCGGCCGGCGATGCCGCCGACGTGGTCGTGGTCGTCGACTCCCTGGCCAAGGTCGTCGAGGCGGTGGCGATCAGCCGCCACACCCTCCGAGTGGCGCTGACGGCGATCTGGATCGGGATCGCCCTCAGCGTCGGGCTGATGCTGGTGGCGACGACCGGCGTCATCCCGGCCGTTGCGGGCGCCCTGATCCAGGAGGGCGTCGATCTGGCGACGATCCTCTACGCCCTTCGCGCACTGCGCGGACCGGTGCCGGTGATCGGCGCCGCAGCGCCGGAGATCACTCGCCCGCGGTCAGCCACGCCCGACCGCGCACCCGGCGCCCCAGCGTGA